From one Cynocephalus volans isolate mCynVol1 chromosome X, mCynVol1.pri, whole genome shotgun sequence genomic stretch:
- the LOC134367542 gene encoding A-kinase anchor protein 4-like, with protein sequence MSDDIDWLRSRRGVCKVDLYSPTGQKDQDRKVICFVDVSTLNVEDKDSEGAAGCSSEGDLNLETLEEKEIIVIKDTEKQDQSKMEGSVCLFKQTPSDPMSVLNWLLNDLQKYALGFQHALSPSASSCKHKIGNTDGEYHKIPSGNCYSVYANQLNMDYVANGPQSLHLEMTATKNTNNNQGPSTPPAKSPSTQRAVISPEGECSTDDLSFYVNRLSSLVIQMAHKEIKEKLEGGSKCLHHSIYPPHGDKGKNSPRSAVSKIASEMAHDAVEATSAEMNGNGEECREGDQRTFLYSELSNKNKGGDKQMCQRDSKDFADSISKGLMVYANQVASDMMVSVMKTLKVHSSGKPIPACVVLKRVLLKHTKEIVSDLIDSCMKNLHNITGVLMTDSDFVSALKRNLFNHGKQNAADITEAILKRLVSALLGEKKETKSQSLSYASLKAGSHDPKCKNQSLEFSAMKAEMKGKDKGKTKPDPCKSLTSAEKVGEHILKESLTMWNQKQGNQGKMTTKACTSKEEKREKISPSTDSLAKDLIVSALMLIQYHLTQQAKGKDTCKEDCPGSTMDYMTQSAQYEKCGSGQSAKAMSMKHLETHGAPGPSTSLKENQQLDSEKLDMSNIVLTLIQKLLSESPFNCDDLSEGENKRSEKASKAASVSKRSNRGEEQCQDNQELDFIRGMKQMSWQFIDQLVESVMKLCLIMAKYSSNGAALAELEEQANLARCSHDGEMSQNNQDSPGPEVIVNNQCSTSNLQKQLQAVLQWIAASQFNVPMLYFMGDDDGQLEKLPDVSAKAAEKGYSVGDLLQEVMKFAKERQLDEAVGNMARKQLLDWLLTNL encoded by the exons atGTCTGATGATATTGACTGGTTACGCAGCCGCAGGGGCGTGTGCAAGGTAGATCTCTACAGCCCAACAGGACAGAAAGATCAAGACCGGAAAGTG ATATGCTTTGTCGATGTGTCTACCCTGAATGTGGAAGATAAAGACTCCGAG GGTGCTGCTGGTTGCAGCTCAGAAGGTGACTTAAACCTGGAGActctggaagaaaaagagattatCGTGATCAAGGACACTGAGAAGCAAGACCAGTCTAAG ATGGAGGGATCTGTATGCCTTTTCAAACAAACTCCCTCTGATCCCATGAGTGTCCTCAATTGGCTTCTCAATGATCTCCAGAAGTATGCCTTGGGTTTCCAACACGCACTGAGCCCCTCAGCCTCTAGCTGTAAACATAAGATAGGAAACACAGATGGCGAATATCACAAAATACCCTCTGGGAACTGCTACAGTGTCTATGCCAATCAGCTGAACATGGATTATGTGGCCAACGGACCTCAAAGCCTACATCTAGAAATGACAGCAACCAAAAACACCAACAATAACCAAGGTCCTTCGACTCCTCCAGCCAAGTCTCCTAGCACCCAGAGGGCAGTTATCTCCCCTGAAGGAGAATGTTCTACGGATGACCTTTCCTTCTATGTCAACCGACTATCTTCTCTGGTAATCCAGATGGCCCATAAGGAAATCAAGGAGAAGTTAGAAGGTGGAAGCAAATGCCTTCATCATTCAATCTATCCACCCCATGGggacaaaggaaaaaacagcCCCCGCAGTGCTGTGAGCAAGATTGCTTCTGAAATGGCCCATGATGCTGTGGAAGCGACCTCTGCAGAAATGAATGGCAATGGGGAGGAGTGTAGGGAAGGTGACCAGAGGACATTTCTGTATAGTGAATTATCCAACAAGAACAAGGGTGGAGACAAGCAGATGTGCCAGAGAGATAGCAAAGACTTTGCAGATTCTATCAGCAAAGGCCTCATGGTTTATGCAAATCAGGTAGCATCTGACATGATGGTTTCCGTTATGAAGACCTTGAAAGTGCACAGTTCTGGCAAGCCAATTCCAGCCTGTGTGGTCCTGAAGAGAGTGTTGTTAAAGCACACCAAGGAAATTGTGTCTGATTTGATTGATTCCTGCATGAAAAACTTGCATAATATTACTGGAGTCCTGATGACCGACTCAGATTTTGTCTCGGCTCTCAAGAGGAATCTGTTCAACCATGGAAAACAAAATGCTGCTGACATCACGGAGGCCATACTGAAGCGCCTGGTTAGTGCCCTTCTTGGCGAGAAGAAGGAGACTAAGTCTCAAAGTCTGTCATATGCATCTTTGAAAGCTGGGTCCCATGATCCTAAATGCAAGAACCAGAGTCTTGAATTCTCAGCCATGAAAGCTGAAATGAAGGGGAAGGACAAAGGCAAAACGAAGCCAGACCCATGCAAGTCATTAACCAGTGCTGAGAAAGTTGGTGAACACATTCTCAAGGAGAGCCTGACCATGTGGAACCAAAAGCAAGGAAACCAAGGTAAGATGACTACCAAAGCATGTACcagtaaagaagagaaaagagagaagatcagCCCTTCCACAGATTCACTGGCCAAGGACCTAATTGTCTCTGCCCTTATGCTGATCCAGTACCATCTGACTCAGCAGGCCAAGGGCAAAGATACATGCAAAGAAGACTGTCCTGGTTCTACCATGGACTATATGACTCAGAGTGCCCAGTATGAAAAGTGTGGAAGTGGCCAAAGTGCCAAAGCAATGTCAATGAAACATCTAGAAACTCACGGAGCTCCTGGACCATCCACCTCTCTAAAGGAAAATCAACAGCTGGACTCCGAGAAGCTGGATATGTCAAACATTGTTCTAACGCTGATTCAGAAACTGCTTAGTGAGAGCCCCTTCAACTGTGATGATCTATCTGAAGGTGAGAACAAGCGTTCTGAGAAGGCAAGCAAAGCAGCTTCTGTGTCCAAGAGATCTAACAGAGGGGAAGAACAATGCCAGGACAATCAAGAACTTGACTTTATCAGGGGGATGAAGCAAATGAGCTGGCAATTTATAGATCAGCTGGTAGAATCTGTGATGAAGCTGTGCCTTATCATGGCTAAGTATAGCAGCAATGGCGCAGCCCTTGCTGAATTGGAAGAACAAGCAAACTTGGCCAGATGTAGTCATGATGGTGAGATGTCACAGAACAATCAAGACTCTCCTGGGCCTGAAGTCATCGTCAATAATCAGTGTTCTACAAGTAACTTGCAGAAGCAGCTCCAGGCTGTCCTGCAGTGGATTGCAGCCTCCCAGTTTAATGTGCCCATGCTCTACTTCATGGGAGATGATGACGGACAACTGGAGAAG CTTCCTGACGTTTCAGCTAAGGCAGCAGAGAAGGGGTACAGTGTGGGAGACCTTCTTCAAGAGGTCATGAAGTTTGCCAAGGAACGACAACTGGATGAAGCCGTGGGAAACATGGCTAGAAAACAACTTCTAGACTGGCTGCTCACTAACCTGTGA